A region from the Desulfoglaeba alkanexedens ALDC genome encodes:
- a CDS encoding Rossmann-like domain-containing protein — translation MKTNCTHQDQNFLPSQRPAPSRELKLISELIESIQHPEAVISEVAVGSHFIGIRAEDNGIECVGLASTLGAAVTAEEWRLLDELPGTPLARAAELLKSASAFAISLGAAALNAGLVPPPDLPNLEASTIMAERGKHGETVLVGEFPFTDWLRKEVQTLHLFELRDIPGRTSPALWDEILSRCRVLGLTGTTLITRAMAAYLEKAPQAFTIVIGPTTPLSPVLFSHGADILAGCRVVSPGPVFEAIRQGMSFRDFKKLGVRFLAWPRPGTLA, via the coding sequence ATGAAGACCAATTGTACGCACCAAGACCAGAACTTCCTGCCCTCACAGAGACCCGCCCCAAGCCGGGAGTTGAAATTGATCAGTGAGCTGATCGAAAGCATCCAACACCCCGAAGCCGTGATCTCCGAGGTAGCGGTGGGTTCCCACTTCATCGGCATCCGGGCTGAAGACAACGGGATCGAATGCGTGGGGCTGGCCTCCACCCTGGGCGCCGCGGTCACGGCCGAAGAGTGGCGCCTGCTGGATGAACTCCCCGGCACGCCCCTGGCCCGGGCGGCGGAACTCCTGAAATCCGCCAGTGCCTTTGCCATCAGCCTCGGCGCCGCCGCGTTGAACGCCGGCCTCGTCCCCCCGCCGGATCTCCCCAACCTGGAAGCCTCGACGATCATGGCCGAAAGAGGCAAGCACGGAGAAACGGTTCTGGTGGGGGAGTTTCCCTTCACCGATTGGTTGCGAAAAGAGGTGCAAACCCTGCATCTGTTCGAACTGCGGGACATCCCCGGCCGTACGTCCCCGGCCCTGTGGGACGAGATCCTGAGCCGCTGCCGTGTCCTCGGCCTCACCGGCACCACCCTCATTACCCGCGCCATGGCCGCCTATCTGGAAAAAGCCCCCCAGGCCTTCACAATCGTCATCGGTCCCACCACGCCGCTCTCACCAGTGCTTTTTTCCCACGGGGCGGACATTCTGGCCGGCTGCCGGGTCGTTTCTCCGGGGCCGGTGTTCGAAGCGATTCGCCAGGGGATGTCGTTTCGCGATTTCAAGAAACTGGGGGTGCGCTTTTTGGCCTGGCCCCGGCCTGGAACGCTCGCGTAG
- a CDS encoding formylglycine-generating enzyme family protein — MTSRVKWFLAGILLAGILPATWAAMDRGQPSLDFLRRPLETSADLLRRVKPPRETSQQTAEGGAADRGPAEVASITLKTWIEPVTGMQFVWIPGGCYRMGSPPGEEGRDPDEGPVHEVCVDGFWMGRHEVSRAQFQIFTEASGYVTEAEKDGYSWVYTGRWETRSGFSWRRVGFEQDERHPVVHVSWNDAAAMAEWLSRESRGSFRLPTEAEWEWACRAGTDTSRHWGDDLGEACRYANAADRTAAAVFPAWTIHPCSDGFVHTAPVGRLHPNGFGLYDMLGNVWEWCRDVYDPEAYAGHSRENPVVTDRAPARVTRGGSWYSRPQFVRCAGRDHLSSPQRRSNDQGFRLVRKP, encoded by the coding sequence ATGACATCAAGGGTCAAATGGTTTCTCGCCGGCATCCTCCTGGCCGGCATCCTGCCGGCGACATGGGCGGCAATGGATCGGGGGCAGCCTTCTCTCGACTTTCTGCGCCGGCCGTTGGAAACGAGTGCGGATCTTCTGCGGAGGGTCAAGCCACCTCGGGAGACGTCACAGCAAACCGCCGAAGGCGGCGCCGCGGACCGGGGTCCTGCGGAAGTCGCCTCCATCACTCTCAAGACCTGGATTGAACCCGTGACCGGGATGCAGTTCGTCTGGATCCCCGGCGGCTGCTACCGGATGGGCAGCCCGCCCGGGGAAGAGGGGCGGGACCCCGACGAAGGGCCGGTGCATGAGGTGTGCGTGGACGGTTTCTGGATGGGCCGCCATGAAGTCAGCCGGGCGCAGTTCCAGATCTTCACGGAAGCTTCGGGCTACGTGACGGAAGCCGAAAAAGACGGCTACTCCTGGGTTTACACCGGCCGGTGGGAAACACGAAGCGGCTTTTCCTGGCGCCGTGTCGGCTTCGAACAGGATGAACGCCACCCCGTGGTGCACGTTTCCTGGAACGACGCCGCGGCTATGGCGGAATGGCTCAGCCGGGAAAGCCGCGGATCCTTCCGGCTTCCCACGGAAGCCGAATGGGAATGGGCCTGCCGTGCCGGAACCGACACGTCACGCCACTGGGGGGACGACCTGGGCGAAGCCTGCCGTTATGCCAATGCGGCGGACCGCACGGCGGCGGCGGTATTTCCGGCCTGGACCATTCATCCCTGCAGCGACGGGTTCGTCCACACGGCGCCGGTGGGACGGCTTCACCCCAACGGGTTCGGTCTGTACGACATGTTGGGAAACGTCTGGGAATGGTGTCGGGACGTTTACGATCCGGAAGCCTACGCTGGGCATTCCCGGGAAAACCCGGTGGTGACCGATCGAGCACCGGCTCGGGTGACCCGGGGAGGAAGCTGGTACAGCCGCCCGCAGTTCGTCCGTTGTGCCGGGCGAGACCACCTGAGTTCCCCTCAGCGGCGAAGCAACGACCAGGGATTCCGACTGGTGAGAAAACCCTGA
- a CDS encoding efflux RND transporter periplasmic adaptor subunit gives MKRWIAVLLVIAVGGAGWWAYQNRSRKSRIEVVETDRAALADIRDVLVATGIIKPQVGALVKIGARATGEIHDMPVKVGDEVQPGDLVARIDDREIQKALAGERAALEAARSTLDQVETTFPERIREARARLEFARVDYSREKALIEQEFTTQDAVDRAKSEFEAADATLKALLDEYRTEREIAKARIEEIEAQIAQQEIRLSYTRVLAPIGGVVTEVTAQKGETIVTGLQVANLVTVMDPTLLEMQIYVDETDVGRVRLGVSVEYSVDTHPGRVFHGVIEKIYTQPTVRDNIVYYLAIVKVPKEDALMLRPEMTTYCKIILSRKEGVLTVSNAAVKYENGRQVVYRVLGPRSVEKQEVTVGVRGEDRTEILSGVKEGDTVATRLVLPPSAPGRR, from the coding sequence GTGAAACGCTGGATCGCCGTGTTGCTCGTGATCGCCGTCGGAGGCGCCGGCTGGTGGGCCTATCAGAATCGTTCCCGGAAATCCCGGATCGAGGTGGTTGAAACGGACCGTGCGGCCCTGGCGGACATTCGGGATGTATTGGTGGCCACCGGAATCATCAAGCCGCAGGTGGGCGCCTTGGTCAAGATCGGGGCCCGGGCCACCGGCGAAATCCACGACATGCCGGTGAAGGTGGGCGATGAAGTGCAACCGGGGGACCTTGTCGCCCGGATCGACGACCGGGAAATCCAAAAGGCCCTGGCCGGCGAGCGCGCCGCCTTGGAAGCCGCCCGGTCCACGCTGGACCAGGTGGAAACCACCTTTCCGGAACGCATCCGTGAAGCCCGCGCCAGGCTCGAATTCGCCCGAGTCGATTATTCACGCGAAAAGGCCCTTATCGAACAGGAATTCACGACCCAAGATGCCGTAGACCGGGCGAAGAGCGAGTTTGAGGCGGCGGACGCCACGTTGAAGGCGCTGCTGGACGAATATCGCACGGAGCGCGAAATCGCCAAGGCCCGGATCGAAGAAATCGAAGCTCAGATCGCCCAGCAGGAGATTCGGCTTTCCTACACGCGGGTTCTCGCGCCCATCGGGGGCGTGGTGACGGAAGTCACCGCCCAAAAGGGCGAAACCATCGTAACGGGACTCCAGGTGGCGAACCTGGTCACCGTCATGGATCCGACGCTTCTGGAGATGCAGATCTATGTGGACGAAACGGACGTGGGGCGCGTGCGCCTCGGAGTTTCGGTGGAGTATTCGGTGGACACCCATCCCGGCAGAGTCTTTCACGGAGTGATCGAAAAGATTTACACGCAGCCGACGGTTCGCGACAACATCGTCTATTACTTGGCCATTGTGAAAGTACCGAAAGAAGACGCGCTGATGCTTCGCCCCGAAATGACCACGTACTGCAAGATCATCCTTTCGCGCAAAGAAGGCGTTCTCACGGTCTCCAACGCCGCCGTGAAATATGAAAACGGCAGACAGGTCGTCTATCGCGTCCTGGGGCCCCGCAGCGTGGAAAAGCAGGAAGTCACGGTGGGCGTCCGAGGCGAAGACCGGACGGAGATACTCTCGGGCGTGAAGGAAGGGGACACGGTGGCCACACGGCTGGTCCTTCCGCCGTCGGCCCCCGGCAGGCGATGA
- a CDS encoding ABC transporter ATP-binding protein gives MTLCLMENVRKTYLIADLEVEVLKGIDLRIEPGEFVAVMGPSGSGKTTLMNILGCLDVATSGRYVLAGTDVSAFSDDELSMMRSEHLGFVFQSFNLLAYATALENVLLPTLYLERRRDGFRERALELLELVGLKDRADFKPARLSGGQQQRVAIARALMNDPELILADEPTGALDSRTASEIMELLSGMHQQGKTLVVITHDRKVAGYAQRIIQIRDGTILNSGEAP, from the coding sequence ATGACCCTGTGCCTGATGGAAAACGTCCGAAAGACTTACCTGATAGCCGACCTGGAGGTGGAAGTCCTCAAGGGCATCGACCTGCGGATCGAGCCCGGGGAATTCGTCGCCGTCATGGGCCCGTCCGGATCCGGCAAGACGACGCTCATGAACATCCTAGGATGCCTCGACGTGGCCACGTCCGGGCGCTACGTGCTTGCCGGAACGGACGTAAGCGCGTTTTCCGATGACGAACTGTCCATGATGCGGAGCGAACACCTGGGGTTTGTCTTTCAGAGCTTCAACCTGCTTGCCTACGCTACAGCCCTCGAAAACGTACTGCTGCCCACGCTCTACCTGGAACGGCGCCGCGACGGGTTCCGGGAAAGAGCCCTGGAGCTCCTGGAGCTGGTAGGCCTGAAGGATCGGGCCGACTTCAAGCCGGCCCGGCTGTCCGGCGGCCAGCAGCAACGGGTCGCCATCGCGCGCGCGCTCATGAACGACCCGGAGCTGATCCTGGCCGACGAACCCACGGGGGCGCTGGACAGCCGTACCGCATCGGAAATCATGGAACTGCTTTCCGGGATGCACCAGCAGGGGAAAACCCTGGTGGTGATCACCCATGACCGCAAGGTGGCGGGATACGCTCAGCGGATCATCCAGATCCGCGACGGCACCATCTTGAACTCCGGCGAAGCGCCATGA
- a CDS encoding ABC transporter permease, producing MKRIWLNLSIARRSLAHFKTRTALAVLGVFLGTFSLVVVSNLSSTMAKKTQVEIAALGENLVIVQSGTVHRFSIRLSLISQANNLTLEDAWAIHHQTRFVEDVSPSGSKTFGVRFGSVALSATLIAGVTPNYPQIRNFRVKHGSFFTEADDAAIRKVAVLGHKVAEKLFGSRDPIGESVLIRSIPCRVIGVMEEKGADISGFDQDNQIFVPLNTYLKRFVNQTFLSTVYVRVSDERAIPGAIKEIEALLRKRHRISPGEDDDFTVIDMKDVLSLKSQATDMIRLLGRISATVSFAIGGIGILSIMILMVNERRLEIGIRRAVGSRKRDIVWQFLMESSFISLSGGLVGIVCGFLFSTILFRILRFPFQVSWFGLVFAFVASVAVGVMAGIYPSRRAVAVQPVDVIRSA from the coding sequence ATGAAGCGGATCTGGTTGAATCTTTCCATCGCCCGGCGTTCCCTGGCCCATTTCAAAACGCGGACGGCCCTTGCGGTGCTGGGCGTCTTTCTGGGAACGTTTTCCCTGGTGGTGGTTTCCAATCTTTCGAGTACCATGGCCAAAAAGACCCAGGTTGAGATCGCGGCCCTGGGCGAAAACCTGGTCATCGTGCAAAGCGGCACGGTACACCGATTCAGCATCCGCCTGAGTCTCATCAGCCAGGCGAACAACCTGACCTTGGAAGACGCCTGGGCCATTCACCATCAGACCAGATTCGTGGAGGACGTTTCCCCTTCGGGAAGTAAGACGTTCGGGGTCCGCTTCGGGTCCGTGGCTCTCTCCGCAACGCTCATCGCCGGCGTGACTCCCAACTATCCGCAAATACGCAATTTCCGCGTCAAGCACGGCAGCTTTTTCACGGAGGCCGACGATGCGGCCATCCGAAAGGTCGCGGTGCTGGGCCACAAGGTGGCGGAAAAGCTTTTTGGAAGCCGTGACCCCATCGGCGAATCGGTTTTGATCCGTTCCATTCCCTGCCGCGTGATCGGGGTCATGGAGGAAAAAGGAGCGGATATTTCCGGTTTCGATCAGGACAATCAAATCTTCGTCCCGCTGAACACGTACTTGAAACGGTTCGTCAACCAGACGTTCCTTTCAACCGTCTACGTGCGGGTTTCCGACGAAAGAGCCATTCCCGGGGCCATCAAGGAGATCGAAGCCCTGCTGCGCAAACGCCATCGTATCAGCCCCGGAGAGGACGACGACTTCACCGTCATCGACATGAAGGACGTCCTGTCGCTCAAATCCCAGGCCACGGATATGATCCGTCTGCTGGGGCGCATTTCCGCGACGGTCTCCTTTGCCATCGGAGGCATCGGTATTCTTTCCATCATGATTCTCATGGTCAACGAACGACGCCTGGAAATCGGCATACGCCGGGCGGTCGGGTCGCGGAAACGAGACATTGTCTGGCAGTTTCTGATGGAGTCTTCGTTCATTTCACTGAGCGGCGGCTTAGTGGGCATCGTTTGCGGCTTCCTTTTCAGCACGATCCTCTTTCGGATCCTCAGGTTTCCCTTCCAGGTTTCCTGGTTCGGTCTGGTGTTTGCCTTCGTCGCCTCGGTCGCCGTGGGCGTCATGGCCGGGATCTACCCTTCGCGGCGTGCCGTGGCCGTCCAGCCGGTAGACGTCATCCGATCGGCATGA
- a CDS encoding helix-turn-helix domain-containing protein translates to MDLRTQEMTELDIVPTTCYEARMWEKGPSRKERQARKTRRRILSVAAKLFARHGYHRMTVSDIARGVRMTTGAVFDRFHSKEALLDTGVFR, encoded by the coding sequence GTGGACCTTCGCACACAGGAAATGACGGAACTGGACATAGTACCCACTACGTGCTATGAAGCGCGCATGTGGGAGAAAGGTCCATCCAGAAAAGAACGGCAGGCGCGCAAAACCCGGCGGCGCATCCTTTCCGTCGCCGCAAAGCTTTTTGCCCGACACGGTTATCACAGGATGACTGTGAGCGATATCGCCCGCGGTGTCCGCATGACCACCGGGGCCGTCTTCGATCGTTTCCATTCGAAGGAAGCACTGCTCGATACTGGCGTTTTTCGTTGA
- a CDS encoding TolC family protein: MNPKRRHWRRRKAQAAAVLLFLLVLGWGFQAPALTLREAVEAALGKLPSIAAARRQIDSSKALKSGSLSPYLPSLDLTGTADSVDSQEDSYHTEQGTAAVNYTLYDGGIRRADRKIASIRLDSDQEELRKVFLDVERDVKVAFYDTLAQNDILDQRILQVQDAQTVLDVAEGRFRFGVAKRSDVLQASVRLEQARFQKIQAEGELNKSLATLNSLAGRPLETSFDLEGSLDPDGTLAERAFYTQVALKRPMVQQAEQDIQIAEAEKAKTLSPFLPALEAQVAYSETESTQFGGLSNEQTSVGLVARWNLFEWNKFTNRLSAGHQVAASEARFEELKRQVRVEVNNRYEDVVTAMRNVRTAEEQLRQAEHNYRQAFGEYKVGKGDILSLVQAESALATAREQLVDSRRNVWVSWAQLERAAGIFLFDPLSFEGASAP, translated from the coding sequence ATGAATCCCAAGAGGCGGCATTGGAGACGGCGAAAAGCGCAAGCCGCCGCAGTGCTCCTTTTTTTGTTGGTGCTGGGCTGGGGGTTCCAGGCACCGGCGTTGACACTCCGGGAAGCCGTCGAGGCGGCGCTCGGGAAGCTGCCTTCCATCGCAGCCGCCCGCAGGCAGATCGATTCCAGCAAAGCGCTCAAATCCGGGTCCCTTTCGCCCTACCTTCCTTCCCTGGACCTTACGGGAACGGCCGATTCCGTGGATTCACAGGAGGACAGCTACCACACCGAACAGGGAACCGCCGCCGTGAATTATACCCTCTACGACGGAGGGATTCGCCGTGCGGACCGGAAGATCGCTTCGATCCGCCTGGATTCGGACCAGGAGGAGCTTCGCAAGGTCTTCCTGGATGTGGAAAGGGACGTGAAGGTGGCCTTCTACGACACCCTTGCACAGAACGACATTCTCGATCAACGCATACTCCAGGTGCAGGATGCTCAGACGGTCCTGGACGTGGCGGAAGGGCGGTTCCGATTCGGGGTAGCCAAGCGTTCCGACGTACTCCAGGCCTCGGTTCGCCTGGAGCAGGCCCGATTTCAGAAAATCCAGGCGGAAGGGGAGCTGAACAAGTCGCTGGCCACGTTGAACTCCCTGGCGGGCCGCCCCCTGGAAACCTCTTTCGACTTGGAAGGCTCGCTGGATCCCGACGGGACGCTTGCCGAACGGGCATTTTACACCCAGGTCGCCTTGAAGCGGCCGATGGTGCAGCAGGCGGAACAGGACATCCAGATCGCGGAGGCCGAGAAGGCGAAAACCCTGAGCCCTTTCCTCCCGGCTCTGGAAGCTCAGGTGGCTTATTCGGAGACGGAAAGCACCCAATTCGGCGGCCTTTCCAATGAGCAAACCAGTGTCGGGCTCGTCGCCCGCTGGAACTTATTCGAATGGAACAAGTTCACCAACCGCCTCTCGGCAGGCCACCAGGTAGCCGCATCGGAAGCACGCTTCGAAGAATTGAAGCGCCAGGTACGGGTGGAAGTGAACAATCGCTACGAAGACGTCGTGACGGCCATGCGCAACGTCCGTACCGCCGAAGAACAGCTCCGGCAGGCCGAACACAACTACCGGCAGGCCTTTGGAGAGTACAAGGTGGGAAAGGGGGACATCCTGTCGCTCGTCCAGGCGGAAAGCGCCCTCGCCACGGCTCGGGAACAGCTGGTCGATTCCAGGCGCAACGTCTGGGTTTCATGGGCGCAACTGGAGCGGGCCGCTGGAATCTTCCTGTTCGACCCGTTGAGCTTTGAAGGAGCCTCCGCACCGTGA
- a CDS encoding ABC transporter permease — protein MKRWGTLLHQSLKAVFAFKLRGFFCLLSVALGIASITIIVGATEGAYRKAFEIVERFGPDSMLIVGGSEESRAIGVREKTISVEDVEAIRESFPTAYLVVPMSSTRGVTVSYGNRKHQTTIVGSTGDYSRMWSWPVVEGTDLTDRDVQTLKNIALVGTYVVEQLFGAVAPVGKYIFVRNIPVRVVGVLEERGTSPAGHSMDDRIIMPLTTVMRKILNETTYVSSVRVRFLDAADMERHQEELRRFLRERHRTPPGEPDDFRIISPREIVKFLVALTGSLVVFLGITGIMSLVVAGFVLANLFLLSVNERRREIGLRRSVGARRRDILFQFLGESVILTGMGGVVGFVGGLVAARLLTFVADFPMYFSWKAFAAGFGLSLLIGLIFGLQPASRAALVNPIDAIRNV, from the coding sequence ATGAAACGGTGGGGAACTCTGTTGCACCAGTCCTTGAAGGCGGTTTTCGCCTTCAAACTTCGGGGGTTTTTCTGCCTGTTGAGCGTCGCGCTGGGCATCGCCTCCATCACGATCATCGTGGGGGCCACGGAAGGAGCCTACCGCAAGGCTTTTGAGATCGTGGAACGGTTCGGTCCGGATTCCATGCTGATCGTCGGCGGCAGCGAAGAATCCCGTGCCATCGGCGTCCGGGAAAAGACCATTTCCGTGGAAGACGTGGAAGCGATCCGGGAGAGTTTTCCGACGGCCTACCTGGTGGTGCCCATGAGTTCGACGCGGGGGGTGACCGTTTCCTACGGAAACCGCAAGCACCAGACCACGATTGTCGGATCCACGGGCGATTACAGCCGGATGTGGAGCTGGCCCGTGGTCGAAGGAACCGACCTCACAGACCGTGACGTCCAGACCCTCAAAAATATCGCCCTGGTTGGAACCTACGTGGTGGAACAGCTCTTCGGCGCGGTGGCCCCCGTAGGAAAATACATTTTCGTCCGAAACATTCCGGTGCGCGTGGTGGGCGTGTTGGAAGAACGAGGCACCAGCCCCGCCGGGCACAGCATGGACGACCGAATAATCATGCCGCTCACCACCGTCATGCGAAAGATCCTCAATGAAACCACCTATGTTTCGTCCGTACGGGTCCGCTTCCTGGACGCCGCCGACATGGAACGGCACCAGGAGGAACTGAGGCGGTTCCTGAGGGAGCGCCATCGGACGCCGCCCGGAGAACCCGACGACTTTCGAATCATCTCCCCACGGGAAATCGTGAAATTTCTGGTGGCCCTCACCGGGTCTCTAGTCGTTTTTCTAGGCATCACCGGCATCATGTCGCTGGTGGTGGCGGGCTTCGTCCTCGCCAACCTGTTCCTTCTGTCCGTCAACGAACGGCGGCGGGAAATCGGCCTTCGGCGTTCGGTGGGAGCCAGGCGCCGGGACATCCTTTTCCAGTTCCTGGGCGAATCGGTTATCCTTACGGGCATGGGGGGTGTGGTCGGCTTCGTCGGAGGTCTGGTCGCTGCGCGTCTGCTCACGTTCGTGGCGGATTTCCCCATGTATTTTTCGTGGAAGGCGTTTGCCGCGGGGTTCGGCCTTTCGCTTTTGATCGGCCTGATTTTCGGGCTGCAGCCGGCTTCGCGCGCCGCCCTGGTGAACCCCATCGATGCGATCCGAAACGTCTGA
- a CDS encoding 3-hydroxybutyryl-CoA dehydrogenase, translating into MRKVCVLGAGIMGAGIAQALAEAGYSVSLRDIEDRFVRAGLDGIKKNLDRAVSKGKMDRNTADAVIQRIKGTVDLKQAAADADLVIEAVIENMDVKKTVFRELDELCPPQTIFASNTSGLSITEMASVTRRPQKVIGMHFFNPVPVMKLVELIRGFLTDDETFESAKAVVEAVGKIPVEVKEAPGFAVNRILCPMVNEAIFVYSEGIASAEDIDRAMTLGANHPIGPLALADMVGLDTLLFVLEGLHRELGEAKYRPAPLLRKMVRAGYLGRKSGKGFYEYAK; encoded by the coding sequence ATCAGGAAAGTCTGCGTGTTGGGAGCTGGAATCATGGGTGCCGGAATCGCCCAGGCGTTGGCCGAAGCGGGATATTCCGTGAGCCTTCGGGACATCGAAGACCGCTTCGTTCGGGCCGGGCTGGATGGAATCAAGAAGAACCTGGACCGGGCGGTTTCCAAGGGGAAGATGGACCGGAACACGGCGGACGCCGTGATACAGCGCATCAAGGGCACGGTGGATCTCAAACAGGCAGCCGCCGACGCGGACCTGGTCATTGAAGCAGTGATCGAGAACATGGACGTGAAGAAAACCGTCTTCAGGGAACTGGACGAACTCTGCCCGCCGCAGACCATTTTCGCGTCCAACACGTCGGGGCTGTCCATCACGGAAATGGCCTCGGTGACCCGGCGGCCGCAGAAGGTCATCGGCATGCATTTCTTCAATCCCGTACCGGTCATGAAGCTCGTCGAACTCATTCGAGGCTTCCTGACCGACGATGAGACCTTCGAAAGCGCCAAGGCCGTCGTGGAGGCCGTCGGCAAGATCCCGGTGGAAGTGAAGGAAGCTCCGGGCTTCGCCGTTAACCGGATCCTATGCCCCATGGTCAACGAGGCGATCTTCGTCTATTCGGAAGGGATCGCTTCGGCGGAAGACATCGATCGCGCCATGACCCTTGGTGCCAATCATCCCATCGGTCCGCTGGCCCTTGCCGACATGGTGGGCCTCGACACCCTGCTCTTCGTCCTGGAAGGACTCCACCGGGAGCTCGGCGAAGCCAAGTACCGGCCCGCCCCGCTGCTTCGAAAGATGGTTCGAGCGGGGTATCTGGGGAGGAAGAGCGGAAAGGGTTTCTACGAATACGCGAAATAG
- a CDS encoding M48 family metallopeptidase, which produces MKRFSGTTKAEATSGIRIGIAVLVFALGGIAACATNPVTGTPQLSLMSEQQELEAGTKLYPLYTQLSYGLFQDEALQDYVNSIGQRLAAVSHRPNLPYAFNVVNSSDLNAYALPGGKISITRGMVARMENEAQLAGVLGHEIGHVAALHHLATYTRQVFSGLLSAVGMAALQTAAVPAGGLIRQVGLLGVNLTLAKYSRDQEREADKLGMDYMARAGYNPAGFVQAMALLMDEMDRQPSLLESYFSSHPLTSERVADANQRLSLYGPELRTPEALREASFREATAYLRQVQPAYALMDQGKTAMKNGDSRQALQLFQEATVRAPREALIWVYRAAAEGEAGLEEQALQSAERAVSLYPDLFHGRYVAGVLAFESEDYTRSLTHLKAAERLIPGQPQVTFYQGRNFEAMGRREDAARAYYAVLKKVRKGPMAQYCYRRLVQWGYLRG; this is translated from the coding sequence GTGAAGCGGTTTTCTGGAACAACGAAAGCGGAAGCCACTTCGGGCATCCGAATTGGGATCGCGGTGCTTGTGTTTGCCCTGGGCGGCATCGCGGCATGCGCCACCAATCCGGTTACGGGAACGCCCCAGCTGTCGCTCATGAGCGAGCAGCAGGAACTCGAAGCCGGTACAAAGCTCTACCCCCTCTACACACAATTGTCTTACGGCCTTTTTCAGGACGAGGCGCTCCAGGACTACGTGAACTCCATAGGGCAACGCCTGGCCGCGGTGAGCCACCGGCCGAACCTCCCCTATGCCTTCAACGTGGTGAACAGTTCGGACCTCAACGCTTACGCGCTGCCGGGCGGAAAGATTTCCATCACCCGCGGCATGGTAGCCCGGATGGAAAACGAAGCCCAACTGGCGGGCGTTCTGGGCCATGAAATCGGCCATGTGGCGGCGCTTCATCATCTGGCCACCTATACCCGTCAGGTATTTTCGGGACTCCTTTCCGCCGTGGGCATGGCGGCCCTCCAGACCGCCGCAGTCCCCGCCGGCGGCCTGATCAGACAGGTCGGACTCCTCGGTGTCAACCTGACCCTGGCCAAGTACAGCCGTGACCAGGAGCGGGAAGCCGACAAGCTGGGCATGGACTACATGGCGCGCGCGGGCTACAACCCGGCGGGCTTTGTCCAGGCCATGGCCCTGCTTATGGATGAAATGGACCGTCAACCGTCCCTGCTCGAAAGCTACTTCTCCAGTCATCCACTGACGTCGGAACGGGTGGCGGACGCCAACCAGCGGCTGTCGCTGTACGGGCCGGAACTTCGCACCCCCGAAGCTCTGAGGGAAGCATCGTTTCGCGAGGCCACGGCGTACCTGCGCCAGGTTCAGCCCGCTTACGCCCTGATGGACCAGGGAAAAACGGCCATGAAGAACGGAGACTCCCGGCAGGCCCTTCAGCTGTTTCAAGAAGCGACGGTTCGCGCTCCCCGCGAAGCCCTCATCTGGGTCTACCGGGCCGCCGCCGAAGGCGAAGCCGGCTTGGAAGAACAGGCCCTCCAATCCGCGGAACGCGCCGTCTCGCTCTACCCCGATCTCTTTCACGGCCGTTACGTGGCAGGGGTCCTGGCGTTCGAAAGCGAAGACTACACCCGCAGTCTCACCCACCTCAAGGCGGCGGAGCGCCTCATCCCCGGCCAGCCCCAGGTCACCTTCTACCAGGGACGGAATTTCGAAGCCATGGGACGGCGCGAAGACGCGGCACGCGCCTACTACGCCGTGCTTAAGAAGGTCCGGAAAGGCCCCATGGCTCAGTACTGCTACCGCCGGCTGGTGCAATGGGGCTACCTGCGGGGATGA